From Rhodamnia argentea isolate NSW1041297 chromosome 10, ASM2092103v1, whole genome shotgun sequence, a single genomic window includes:
- the LOC115749273 gene encoding uncharacterized protein LOC115749273: MDDLPLQKIAISGPTLSSLLQRVSSSPADADGLLFGHISPVAPSTLSDDPSSAATAASTSNSAALVATVTSFLCPGCPLSFFDSLGRLLFPSLLHHSQHRLIGWFSSRRRSRLQPSMRDFNVAASLSSDPSLSFPIDASDGFSPRVFVLFSTPPLDSAIHTHEYRAFQFRTAADTFEPRSIDVVNIGPGFRGHYGNFSPNSSFPWLACDSRGSSMMQEDGKEERLSEIRQVAKNQNEIDLIEHLSEMRQAAKYQNDIDLVAEGFPIAKLGRLMGPEASSYTAGLEEMYEKMLTKIDSLARLVENSSAQVLQMEQHNSKLRAEIAGIKRVVNC; the protein is encoded by the exons atggacgaccTCCCCCTCCAGAAGATCGCCATCTCCGGCcccactctctcctccctcctccagcGCGTCTCCTCCTCCCCGGCCGACGCCGACGGCCTCCTCTTCGGCCACATCTCCCCCGTCGCCCCCTCCACCCTCTCCGACGACccctcctccgccgccaccgccgcctccaCTTCCAACTCCGCCGCCCTCGTCGCCACCGTCACCTCCTTCCTCTGCCCCGGCTGCCCGCTCTCCTTCTTCGACTCCCTCGGCCGCCTCCTCTTCCCCTCCCTCCTCCACCACTCCCAGCACCGCCTCATCGGCTGGTTCTCCTCCCGCCGCCGGTCCCGCCTCCAGCCCTCCATGCGCGACTTCAACGTCGCCGCCTCCCTCTCCTCCGACCCCTCCCTCTCCTTCCCGATCGACGCCTCCGACGGCTTCTCGCCTCGCGTCTTCGTTCTCTTCTCCACTCCGCCCCTCGACTCCGCGATCCACACCCACGAGTACCGCGCCTTCCAGTTCCGCACCGCCGCGGACACCTTCGAGCCGAGGTCGATCGACGTCGTCAACATCGGGCCCGGGTTCCGAGGGCACTACGGGAATTTCAGCCCGAACTCGTCGTTCCCGTGGTTGGCCTGCGATTCGAGGGGATCGTCGATGATGCAGGAGGACGGTAAGGAAGAGCGCTTGAGTGAGATACGGCAGGTTGCGAAGAACCAGAAcgagattgatttgattgagcaCTTGAGTGAGATGAGGCAGGCCGCGAAGTACCAGAATGACATTGATTTGGTCGCCGAGGGTTTTCCGATCGCGAAATTGGGCAGACTAATGGGGCCGGAAGCCAGTAGCTACACTGCTGGGTTGGAGGAGATGTATGAGAAGATGTTGACGAAGATCGACAGCTTGGCCAGGCTCGTTGAGAACAGCTCTGCTCAGGTCCTTCAGATG GAGCAACATAATTCAAAGTTGAGGGCGGAAATTGCTGGGATCAAGAGGGTTGTCAATTGCTAG
- the LOC115749274 gene encoding macrophage migration inhibitory factor homolog, giving the protein MPCVYISTNVCLDGLDLDPIFSDATKAVAAIIGRPENFVMVILKGSLAISFGGNKEPAAYTEIVAMGGINTQVKRKLIATLGDILHKRLSILPARFFLKVYDTTAQAIPKL; this is encoded by the exons ATGCCGTGCGTGTACATCTCGACCAACGTCTGCCTCGATGGGCTCGACCTCGACCCCATCTTCTCCGATGCCACTAAAGCCGTCGCCGCCATCATCGGCAGACCCGAGAac TTTGTGATGGTCATCCTGAAGGGGTCCTTGGCGATATCGTTCGGGGGCAACAAAGAGCCGGCTGCTTACACGGAGATAGTGGCGATGGGCGGCATCAACACACAAGTGAAGAGGAAGCTGATCGCGACTTTGGGGGACATCCTCCACAAGAGGCTCTCGATTCTGCCCGCCAGGTTCTTCCTCAAGGTCTACGACACCACGGCGCAAGCCATCCCGAAATTGTAa